AAGCTTCCGGATCCTTCATGATTTTAACAATCTTTGATGGCTTCAGGTGGGAAATGATCTCTAAATCTGTATTCTTCTCCTCCATAAAACATGGTTAAGAGTTTTTACCCTTCGAAAAAATCAGTAAAAGAATCACTACTATTACACAGACTAAGAAAATTCCCCACCACATTCCGGCTTTAAAGATTGTTCCTACTGCCT
This is a stretch of genomic DNA from Chryseobacterium tructae. It encodes these proteins:
- a CDS encoding phosphatidate cytidylyltransferase, encoding MKKWTLYSITILSLLTLTSCEAVGTIFKAGMWWGIFLVCVIVVILLLIFSKGKNS